The genome window GCACGCGCGAGGCCAACGCCGACACGTCAAGGGCTATCGGTATCGGCCCTTTCATGCTGTCCGCCTGAGCAGAGATCTCGACCATCAGCTTATCAAGCTCATAAACAAAGCGATCTTTGTTACGTTGAATAATCACCGATATGACCGCTCATGTCCATTCACCATTTGCTGAATGAACATTCATTCAGTTATAATTTCTTCGTTTCCAGCCACCTCATTGCTGGATGGATCATTTATGACAAATACCGGAAATGCAGCAGCGCTAAAGGACGGCCAACCGGCCGGAGAGGGCAAATTGACTATTGCGATGGCGGCCGTGCTCGGTGCAGGTACAATGGGAGCTGGTATCGCGGCGCACTTGGCAAACGCGGGAATTCAGACGTTGCTGCTCGACATTGCCCCGTCCGAGCTCACACCGGATGAGGCCGCTAAAGGCCTGTCTCTCGAATCGTCGCTGGTGCGAAACCGCATCGTCAATTCCCTGTTCGATGCGGCAAAGAAACTAAAGCCCGCACCGTTCATGCATGGCGACAATGCTCGGCTGATCACGACGGGCAACTTCACCGACGACATCGCAAAACTCAAGGAATGCGACCTCGTGATCGAGGCCGTCGTCGAGAATCTCGACATCAAGCACAAGCTCTTTGCCGAGGTCGAAAAGAACCGCAAGCCGGGGGCCGTGATCGCCTCGAACACCAGCGGCATTCCGATCGATGCCATCGCCGGCCCCTTTTCGGACGATTTTAAGCGGCATTTCGTCGGCATTCATTTCTTTAATCCGCCGCGCTACATGAAGCTCGTCGAAGTGATCCCAGGCACGGCAACCAGTGGCGAGATCGCGTGTAAAATATCCGGCTTTCTCGACCAGCGGCTTGGCAAGGGCGTTGTTCCGGCAAAGGACCGGCCGAACTTTATCGCTAATCGCATCGGCACTTTCGGAATGATGGCGACCGTTCACGAGATGCTCGAGATGGGCTTTACGCCGACCGAGATCGACCAGATCACGGGAAAAGCGATCGGCCATGCGTCATCGGCGACATTCCGCACTTCGGATCTTGTCGGACTCGACGTGCTGGTTCACGTCAATAAAAATCTCTACCCGGCCGTCCCCGACGACGAGGACCGCGATGTGTTTCTCGTGCCCGACGTCATTAACACGATGCTCGAGAAAAAGATGCTCGGTGACAAAACGCAGGGTGGATTTTACAAGAAATCAAAAGACGCCGAGGGCAATCGCCAGATCCTCGAACTCGATCTAGAAACATTCGGATACAAGCCCCAGCAGAAGAGCAAATTCCCCTCGCTCGATGCGGCAAAGGCTATCGAGGACACCGACAAACGTATCAATAAACTCGTCTGGGGCGACGACCGTGTGGCGGATTTTCTTTGGAAAACAATGTCACGCACGTTTCGCTATTCAGCCAACCGCATCCCTGAGATCGCCGATACGGTTGTCGAGATCGACAATGCGATCAAGTGGGGCTTTGGCTGGACGATCGGCGTTTTTGAATCGTGGGATGCGATAGGCGTCGTCGAATCCATCGAACGAATGAAGGCCGAGGGCCAGGCCGTTCCTGCGAATATCGAAAAGATGCTCGCATCAGGAGCGACATCGTTCTACAAACGGGAGAACGGCGAGACGAGTTTTTACGATCTCAACGAGGGCGCATACAAACCTGTTCCCAAACGCCCCGGCGTCACGATCCTCAAAGATGTGAAGGAACGCACCGGTACGATCAAGACGAATCCCGGCGCATCGCTCATCGACCTCGGCGATGGCGTCGCGTGCCTCGAGTTTCATTCAAAGATGAATTCGATCGGCGGCGATACGGTGCAGATGATGAACTTCGCGATCGATGAGGTCGAGCGGAACTTCGCCGGTCTCGTCGTCGGCAATCAGGGCGGGAATTTCTCGGCCGGAGCCAACATCATGATGCTCCTGCTTGCCGCCCAGGAAGAGGAATGGGACGACATCAACATGATGGTCGCCGCTCTGCAAAACTCCGTGATGCGGCTCAGGTATTCACAAAAGCCCGTCGTTACGGCCCCGTACGGCCTCACGCTCGGCGGCGGCTGTGAGATCGCCATGCACGGTAACAAAGTTCGCGCGGCGGCGGAAACTTACATCGGCCTCGTCGAGGTCGGCGTCGGCGTCATCCCGGCGGGCGGCGGCACAAAGGAGATGACCATGCGGGCAATGGATGCATGGGCAAAGGCTCCCGATTCCGATCCGCTGCAGTTCCTCAAGAAAACGTTCGAGACGGTTGGCATGGGCAAGGTCGCGACGAGTGCTCAGGAAGGACGAGCGTTCGGCTTTCTACGCGATAGCGATGCGATCTCGATGAACGGTGACCGGCTCATTCAGGATGCGAAACAGGTGGTGCTGAATCTCGACGCCGCCGGCTGGGTCGCGCCCGTCGAGCGGACCGACATCACGGTCCTCGGCGAGGCGGCCGAGTCCGCG of Chloracidobacterium sp. contains these proteins:
- a CDS encoding 3-hydroxyacyl-CoA dehydrogenase/enoyl-CoA hydratase family protein, with the translated sequence MAAVLGAGTMGAGIAAHLANAGIQTLLLDIAPSELTPDEAAKGLSLESSLVRNRIVNSLFDAAKKLKPAPFMHGDNARLITTGNFTDDIAKLKECDLVIEAVVENLDIKHKLFAEVEKNRKPGAVIASNTSGIPIDAIAGPFSDDFKRHFVGIHFFNPPRYMKLVEVIPGTATSGEIACKISGFLDQRLGKGVVPAKDRPNFIANRIGTFGMMATVHEMLEMGFTPTEIDQITGKAIGHASSATFRTSDLVGLDVLVHVNKNLYPAVPDDEDRDVFLVPDVINTMLEKKMLGDKTQGGFYKKSKDAEGNRQILELDLETFGYKPQQKSKFPSLDAAKAIEDTDKRINKLVWGDDRVADFLWKTMSRTFRYSANRIPEIADTVVEIDNAIKWGFGWTIGVFESWDAIGVVESIERMKAEGQAVPANIEKMLASGATSFYKRENGETSFYDLNEGAYKPVPKRPGVTILKDVKERTGTIKTNPGASLIDLGDGVACLEFHSKMNSIGGDTVQMMNFAIDEVERNFAGLVVGNQGGNFSAGANIMMLLLAAQEEEWDDINMMVAALQNSVMRLRYSQKPVVTAPYGLTLGGGCEIAMHGNKVRAAAETYIGLVEVGVGVIPAGGGTKEMTMRAMDAWAKAPDSDPLQFLKKTFETVGMGKVATSAQEGRAFGFLRDSDAISMNGDRLIQDAKQVVLNLDAAGWVAPVERTDITVLGEAAESALKLALHMMKRGGYISDHDELIGRKLAHIMAGGTINHRTQVTERYLLDLEREAFVSLCGERKTQERIAAMLKTGKPLRN